Proteins encoded by one window of Nicotiana tabacum cultivar K326 chromosome 10, ASM71507v2, whole genome shotgun sequence:
- the LOC107782112 gene encoding putative amino acid permease 7 isoform X3, with protein sequence MQLELSTCTFLPGTVWSAVAHIISAVIGAGVLSLAWSTAQLGWIAAPIALLFFAVVTYISASLICDCYRSPDPITGTRNHSYIDAVRVNLGKKWTWVCGLLQYVSFYGTGIAYIITSATSMREIQRSNCYHKEGANADCHTGKNIFMLIFGIIQIVTSQIPDFHNMTWLSVVAALMSFCYSFIGLALGFSKVIDNRRIKGSIVGVPAKNAAQKIWLVFQALGDIAFAYPYSIILLEIQDTLKSPPPENQTMKKASISAIVITTFFYICCSGFGYAAFGNDTPGNLLTGFYEPFWLVDFANACIVLHLVGGYQVYSQPVFAFVEKKLTQKFPENKFLNKFYAIKLPVLPAFQLNFFRLCFRTFYVISTTAIAMAFPYFNQVLGILGALNFWPMTIYFPVEMYIVQRKIGAWTKKWLLLEGFSMICLIVSVVGLIGSIEGIISAKLAKV encoded by the exons ATGCAATTAGAACTG TCGACATGTACTTTCTTGCCAGGAACTGTGTGGAGTGCAGTTGCGCATATAATTTCTGCTGTAATTGGAGCTGGTGTTCTCTCTCTAGCCTGGAGCACAGCACAGTTAGGATGGATTGCAGCGCCAATCGCCTTGTTATTTTTTGCAGTTGTTACTTACATATCTGCATCCCTTATATGTGACTGTTACAGGTCACCTGATCCCATAACAGGAACACGAAATCACTCTTACATTGATGCTGTTAGAGTTAATCTCG GCAAGAAATGGACGTGGGTGTGTGGTTTGCTTCAGTATGTGAGCTTCTATGGGACTGGTATTGCTTATATAATTACAAGTGCAACAAGTATGAG AGAAATTCAGAGATCAAATTGTTACCACAAAGAAGGAGCAAACGCTGATTGCCACACTGGGAAAAACATCTTTATGCTGATTTTTGGTATTATTCAGATAGTAACGTCGCAGATACCAGATTTTCATAACATGACGTGGTTGTCTGTTGTCGCTGCATTAATGTCATTTTGTTACTCTTTCATTGGGTTGGCACTTGGGTTTTCTAAAGTGATTG ACAACAGGCGTATCAAAGGAAGCATTGTGGGAGTACCGGCAAAGAATGCTGCTCAAAAGATATGGTTAGTGTTCCAGGCACTCGGAGACATTGCTTTTGCCTATCCTTACTCGATCATTCTCCTGGAGATACAG GATACACTAAAATCGCCTCCACCAGAAAATCAGACCATGAAGAAGGCATCAATAAGTGCAATAGTTATCACCACTTTCTTCTATATATGCTGTAGTGGCTTCGGATATGCAGCCTTTGGGAATGACACGCCAGGGAACCTCTTGACAGGTTTCTACGAGCCGTTTTGGCTTGTTGATTTTGCTAATGCCTGCATAGTTCTGCATCTGGTTGGAGGGTATCAG GTATACAGCCAGCCAGTGTTTGCATTTGTTGAGAAAAAATTAACTCAGAAGTTCCCAGAGAACAAATTCCTGAATAAATTCTATGCCATCAAACTCCCAGTGTTGCCAGCTTTTCAGTTGAATTTCTTTCGGTTATGTTTTCGGACATTTTATGTTATATCTACAACAGCAATAGCAATGGCATTTCCTTATTTCAATCAGGTATTAGGAATATTGGGAGCCTTGAATTTTTGGCCAATGACCATCTATTTCCCAGTGGAAATGTACATAGTGCAAAGGAAAATTGGAGCTTGGACAAAGAAATGGCTTCTTCTTGAGGGTTTCAGCATGATCTGTTTGATTGTATCTGTAGTTGGTTTGATTGGATCAATTGAGGGAATAATTAGTGCTAAATTAGCTAAAGTATAA
- the LOC107782112 gene encoding putative amino acid permease 7 isoform X1 has protein sequence MAGEIEDDPQTSLLAERNVVYSDDIIGKKGTKWSAVAHIITGVIGAGVLSLAWSIAQLGWIAGPLAILFCAAVTLFATSILCDCYKSPDSALGPTINHSLLEAARFYFGKKWTWVCGLLQYVSFYGTGIAYIITSATSMREIQRSNCYHKEGANADCHTGKNIFMLIFGIIQIVTSQIPDFHNMTWLSVVAALMSFCYSFIGLALGFSKVIDNRRIKGSIVGVPAKNAAQKIWLVFQALGDIAFAYPYSIILLEIQDTLKSPPPENQTMKKASISAIVITTFFYICCSGFGYAAFGNDTPGNLLTGFYEPFWLVDFANACIVLHLVGGYQVYSQPVFAFVEKKLTQKFPENKFLNKFYAIKLPVLPAFQLNFFRLCFRTFYVISTTAIAMAFPYFNQVLGILGALNFWPMTIYFPVEMYIVQRKIGAWTKKWLLLEGFSMICLIVSVVGLIGSIEGIISAKLAKV, from the exons ATGGCTGGTGAAATAGAAGATGATCCACAAACATCATTATTGGCTGAGAGAAATG TTGTATACTCTGATGATATTATTGGGAAAAAGGGAACAAAATGGAGTGCAGTGGCGCATATTATAACAGGAGTTATAGGGGCAGGGGTGTTATCACTTGCATGGAGCATAGCACAATTAGGATGGATAGCAGGTCCTTTGGCTATTCTCTTCTGTGCAGCAGTTACTCTTTTTGCAACGTCCATACTTTGTGATTGCTATAAATCTCCAGATTCTGCTCTTGGCCCTACTATAAACCACTCCTTATTGGAAGCTGCCAGATTCTATTTTG GCAAGAAATGGACGTGGGTGTGTGGTTTGCTTCAGTATGTGAGCTTCTATGGGACTGGTATTGCTTATATAATTACAAGTGCAACAAGTATGAG AGAAATTCAGAGATCAAATTGTTACCACAAAGAAGGAGCAAACGCTGATTGCCACACTGGGAAAAACATCTTTATGCTGATTTTTGGTATTATTCAGATAGTAACGTCGCAGATACCAGATTTTCATAACATGACGTGGTTGTCTGTTGTCGCTGCATTAATGTCATTTTGTTACTCTTTCATTGGGTTGGCACTTGGGTTTTCTAAAGTGATTG ACAACAGGCGTATCAAAGGAAGCATTGTGGGAGTACCGGCAAAGAATGCTGCTCAAAAGATATGGTTAGTGTTCCAGGCACTCGGAGACATTGCTTTTGCCTATCCTTACTCGATCATTCTCCTGGAGATACAG GATACACTAAAATCGCCTCCACCAGAAAATCAGACCATGAAGAAGGCATCAATAAGTGCAATAGTTATCACCACTTTCTTCTATATATGCTGTAGTGGCTTCGGATATGCAGCCTTTGGGAATGACACGCCAGGGAACCTCTTGACAGGTTTCTACGAGCCGTTTTGGCTTGTTGATTTTGCTAATGCCTGCATAGTTCTGCATCTGGTTGGAGGGTATCAG GTATACAGCCAGCCAGTGTTTGCATTTGTTGAGAAAAAATTAACTCAGAAGTTCCCAGAGAACAAATTCCTGAATAAATTCTATGCCATCAAACTCCCAGTGTTGCCAGCTTTTCAGTTGAATTTCTTTCGGTTATGTTTTCGGACATTTTATGTTATATCTACAACAGCAATAGCAATGGCATTTCCTTATTTCAATCAGGTATTAGGAATATTGGGAGCCTTGAATTTTTGGCCAATGACCATCTATTTCCCAGTGGAAATGTACATAGTGCAAAGGAAAATTGGAGCTTGGACAAAGAAATGGCTTCTTCTTGAGGGTTTCAGCATGATCTGTTTGATTGTATCTGTAGTTGGTTTGATTGGATCAATTGAGGGAATAATTAGTGCTAAATTAGCTAAAGTATAA
- the LOC107782112 gene encoding putative amino acid permease 7 isoform X2: MEVERSLEQEKTSGNDDIDAIRTGTVWSAVAHIISAVIGAGVLSLAWSTAQLGWIAAPIALLFFAVVTYISASLICDCYRSPDPITGTRNHSYIDAVRVNLGKKWTWVCGLLQYVSFYGTGIAYIITSATSMREIQRSNCYHKEGANADCHTGKNIFMLIFGIIQIVTSQIPDFHNMTWLSVVAALMSFCYSFIGLALGFSKVIDNRRIKGSIVGVPAKNAAQKIWLVFQALGDIAFAYPYSIILLEIQDTLKSPPPENQTMKKASISAIVITTFFYICCSGFGYAAFGNDTPGNLLTGFYEPFWLVDFANACIVLHLVGGYQVYSQPVFAFVEKKLTQKFPENKFLNKFYAIKLPVLPAFQLNFFRLCFRTFYVISTTAIAMAFPYFNQVLGILGALNFWPMTIYFPVEMYIVQRKIGAWTKKWLLLEGFSMICLIVSVVGLIGSIEGIISAKLAKV, from the exons ATGGAGGTTGAACGTTCTCTAGAACAAGAGAAAACTTCAGGCAATGATGATATAGATGCAATTAGAACTG GAACTGTGTGGAGTGCAGTTGCGCATATAATTTCTGCTGTAATTGGAGCTGGTGTTCTCTCTCTAGCCTGGAGCACAGCACAGTTAGGATGGATTGCAGCGCCAATCGCCTTGTTATTTTTTGCAGTTGTTACTTACATATCTGCATCCCTTATATGTGACTGTTACAGGTCACCTGATCCCATAACAGGAACACGAAATCACTCTTACATTGATGCTGTTAGAGTTAATCTCG GCAAGAAATGGACGTGGGTGTGTGGTTTGCTTCAGTATGTGAGCTTCTATGGGACTGGTATTGCTTATATAATTACAAGTGCAACAAGTATGAG AGAAATTCAGAGATCAAATTGTTACCACAAAGAAGGAGCAAACGCTGATTGCCACACTGGGAAAAACATCTTTATGCTGATTTTTGGTATTATTCAGATAGTAACGTCGCAGATACCAGATTTTCATAACATGACGTGGTTGTCTGTTGTCGCTGCATTAATGTCATTTTGTTACTCTTTCATTGGGTTGGCACTTGGGTTTTCTAAAGTGATTG ACAACAGGCGTATCAAAGGAAGCATTGTGGGAGTACCGGCAAAGAATGCTGCTCAAAAGATATGGTTAGTGTTCCAGGCACTCGGAGACATTGCTTTTGCCTATCCTTACTCGATCATTCTCCTGGAGATACAG GATACACTAAAATCGCCTCCACCAGAAAATCAGACCATGAAGAAGGCATCAATAAGTGCAATAGTTATCACCACTTTCTTCTATATATGCTGTAGTGGCTTCGGATATGCAGCCTTTGGGAATGACACGCCAGGGAACCTCTTGACAGGTTTCTACGAGCCGTTTTGGCTTGTTGATTTTGCTAATGCCTGCATAGTTCTGCATCTGGTTGGAGGGTATCAG GTATACAGCCAGCCAGTGTTTGCATTTGTTGAGAAAAAATTAACTCAGAAGTTCCCAGAGAACAAATTCCTGAATAAATTCTATGCCATCAAACTCCCAGTGTTGCCAGCTTTTCAGTTGAATTTCTTTCGGTTATGTTTTCGGACATTTTATGTTATATCTACAACAGCAATAGCAATGGCATTTCCTTATTTCAATCAGGTATTAGGAATATTGGGAGCCTTGAATTTTTGGCCAATGACCATCTATTTCCCAGTGGAAATGTACATAGTGCAAAGGAAAATTGGAGCTTGGACAAAGAAATGGCTTCTTCTTGAGGGTTTCAGCATGATCTGTTTGATTGTATCTGTAGTTGGTTTGATTGGATCAATTGAGGGAATAATTAGTGCTAAATTAGCTAAAGTATAA
- the LOC107782112 gene encoding putative amino acid permease 7 isoform X4, whose amino-acid sequence MAGEIEDDPQTSLLAERNVVYSDDIIGKKGTKWSAVAHIITGVIGAGVLSLAWSIAQLGWIADSALGPTINHSLLEAARFYFGKKWTWVCGLLQYVSFYGTGIAYIITSATSMREIQRSNCYHKEGANADCHTGKNIFMLIFGIIQIVTSQIPDFHNMTWLSVVAALMSFCYSFIGLALGFSKVIDNRRIKGSIVGVPAKNAAQKIWLVFQALGDIAFAYPYSIILLEIQDTLKSPPPENQTMKKASISAIVITTFFYICCSGFGYAAFGNDTPGNLLTGFYEPFWLVDFANACIVLHLVGGYQVYSQPVFAFVEKKLTQKFPENKFLNKFYAIKLPVLPAFQLNFFRLCFRTFYVISTTAIAMAFPYFNQVLGILGALNFWPMTIYFPVEMYIVQRKIGAWTKKWLLLEGFSMICLIVSVVGLIGSIEGIISAKLAKV is encoded by the exons ATGGCTGGTGAAATAGAAGATGATCCACAAACATCATTATTGGCTGAGAGAAATG TTGTATACTCTGATGATATTATTGGGAAAAAGGGAACAAAATGGAGTGCAGTGGCGCATATTATAACAGGAGTTATAGGGGCAGGGGTGTTATCACTTGCATGGAGCATAGCACAATTAGGATGGATAGCAG ATTCTGCTCTTGGCCCTACTATAAACCACTCCTTATTGGAAGCTGCCAGATTCTATTTTG GCAAGAAATGGACGTGGGTGTGTGGTTTGCTTCAGTATGTGAGCTTCTATGGGACTGGTATTGCTTATATAATTACAAGTGCAACAAGTATGAG AGAAATTCAGAGATCAAATTGTTACCACAAAGAAGGAGCAAACGCTGATTGCCACACTGGGAAAAACATCTTTATGCTGATTTTTGGTATTATTCAGATAGTAACGTCGCAGATACCAGATTTTCATAACATGACGTGGTTGTCTGTTGTCGCTGCATTAATGTCATTTTGTTACTCTTTCATTGGGTTGGCACTTGGGTTTTCTAAAGTGATTG ACAACAGGCGTATCAAAGGAAGCATTGTGGGAGTACCGGCAAAGAATGCTGCTCAAAAGATATGGTTAGTGTTCCAGGCACTCGGAGACATTGCTTTTGCCTATCCTTACTCGATCATTCTCCTGGAGATACAG GATACACTAAAATCGCCTCCACCAGAAAATCAGACCATGAAGAAGGCATCAATAAGTGCAATAGTTATCACCACTTTCTTCTATATATGCTGTAGTGGCTTCGGATATGCAGCCTTTGGGAATGACACGCCAGGGAACCTCTTGACAGGTTTCTACGAGCCGTTTTGGCTTGTTGATTTTGCTAATGCCTGCATAGTTCTGCATCTGGTTGGAGGGTATCAG GTATACAGCCAGCCAGTGTTTGCATTTGTTGAGAAAAAATTAACTCAGAAGTTCCCAGAGAACAAATTCCTGAATAAATTCTATGCCATCAAACTCCCAGTGTTGCCAGCTTTTCAGTTGAATTTCTTTCGGTTATGTTTTCGGACATTTTATGTTATATCTACAACAGCAATAGCAATGGCATTTCCTTATTTCAATCAGGTATTAGGAATATTGGGAGCCTTGAATTTTTGGCCAATGACCATCTATTTCCCAGTGGAAATGTACATAGTGCAAAGGAAAATTGGAGCTTGGACAAAGAAATGGCTTCTTCTTGAGGGTTTCAGCATGATCTGTTTGATTGTATCTGTAGTTGGTTTGATTGGATCAATTGAGGGAATAATTAGTGCTAAATTAGCTAAAGTATAA